The following nucleotide sequence is from Halobacillus mangrovi.
CATTGTTGATGATTATGTTTATGATTCTCTTTAAGTGGCAAAGTCATTCCGGTAAAACCTATAATAAAAATACCCCCTATCGAAAAAGTTGATAGAGGGTGTTTTTATTTATAAATACTTATCCATTAAAGCTTTCTCTACAGGAGGCGGGACAAGATCAGAAATATTCGCTCGATATTTGGCTACTTCTTTAACAATACTGGAGCTTAAAAATGAATACTGATTATTCGTCATCATGAAAAAGGTTTCAATCTCTTCATTCAGCTTTCTGTTCATAGAAGTAATCTGCATTTCATACTCAAAATCACTGACGGCACGCAGTCCACGGATGATAGCTTGTGCATTTTTTTCATTTGCATAGTCCATTAAGAGACCTTCACAAGCGTCGACGGAAACGTTATCCATATCTTTTGTCACTTCCTGAAGAAGCGCCAGTCTTTCATCAACATCAAATAAAGGGGACTTACTCTGATTGTTAAAAACAGCCACAATCAAGTGATCAAATACCTTTGCTCCCCTTTGAATGATGTCTAAA
It contains:
- the coaD gene encoding pantetheine-phosphate adenylyltransferase — its product is MTRLAICPGSFDPVTYGHLDIIQRGAKVFDHLIVAVFNNQSKSPLFDVDERLALLQEVTKDMDNVSVDACEGLLMDYANEKNAQAIIRGLRAVSDFEYEMQITSMNRKLNEEIETFFMMTNNQYSFLSSSIVKEVAKYRANISDLVPPPVEKALMDKYL